One segment of Dolichospermum sp. DET69 DNA contains the following:
- a CDS encoding BON domain-containing protein — translation MGWLQRLFGLEKSESAQVNPSSSDDANTQTLDPERIGLNGEYDQSGLAKRVALAFDQDPDLDDVDTLWVAQTGGTVVLKGQVPSQDTLDQMVAVAHTVNGTTDVDTTQVSID, via the coding sequence ATGGGTTGGTTACAAAGACTTTTTGGCTTAGAAAAATCGGAAAGCGCCCAAGTTAATCCAAGCTCTAGCGATGATGCTAATACACAAACACTAGATCCAGAACGCATAGGATTAAATGGAGAATATGACCAAAGTGGTTTAGCAAAGCGCGTGGCATTAGCATTTGATCAAGATCCTGACCTTGATGATGTTGATACTCTCTGGGTTGCTCAAACAGGTGGCACTGTGGTGCTAAAAGGTCAAGTTCCCAGTCAAGATACTCTCGACCAAATGGTTGCTGTAGCTCACACGGTCAATGGCACCACAGATGTTGATACTACACAAGTTAGTATTGATTAA
- a CDS encoding alpha/beta fold hydrolase: MTTARHWQQRVGNQRDWVWRGWQTRYTYIRPPHNYAKTTPLILLHGFGASIGHWRHNLEVLGESHTVYALDMIGFGASEKAATNYNVELWVEQVYDFWKTFIRQPVVLVGNSIGSLISLVAAANHPDMVKGIVMISLPDPNLEQEMIPTALQPFVSGIKSIFTSRLILKPLFYFVRRPSVLRPWASLAYANPKAITDELIDILAGPPQDRGSARAFRALFKATTGVNFSPSVKKILPNLTIPMLLIWGKKDRFVPPQLANQFVGYNEKLQLLYLEDVGHCPQDEAPEQVNQAILDWIGNGN, translated from the coding sequence GTGACCACAGCAAGACATTGGCAGCAAAGAGTTGGTAATCAAAGGGACTGGGTGTGGCGTGGTTGGCAAACCCGTTATACTTATATTCGTCCTCCCCATAATTATGCAAAAACAACGCCCTTAATTTTACTGCATGGGTTTGGTGCTTCCATTGGTCATTGGCGACACAATTTGGAGGTTTTGGGTGAATCGCACACTGTTTACGCCTTAGACATGATTGGGTTTGGGGCTTCAGAAAAAGCTGCAACTAATTACAATGTGGAACTATGGGTAGAGCAAGTTTACGACTTTTGGAAAACCTTTATCCGTCAACCAGTTGTTTTAGTTGGTAATTCCATCGGTTCACTGATTTCTCTAGTCGCAGCCGCTAACCATCCAGATATGGTGAAGGGCATAGTCATGATAAGTTTACCCGATCCTAATTTGGAGCAAGAAATGATTCCCACTGCTTTACAGCCTTTTGTCAGCGGGATTAAAAGCATATTTACTTCCAGATTAATATTAAAACCACTATTTTATTTTGTCCGTCGTCCTAGTGTCCTGCGCCCTTGGGCTAGTTTAGCTTATGCAAATCCCAAAGCCATTACTGATGAACTTATAGATATTTTAGCTGGACCTCCCCAGGATAGGGGATCTGCGCGTGCTTTTAGAGCCTTATTTAAAGCAACAACAGGGGTTAATTTTAGTCCTAGTGTCAAGAAAATTTTACCAAACTTAACAATTCCCATGTTGTTAATTTGGGGAAAAAAAGACCGATTTGTGCCTCCACAATTAGCAAATCAATTTGTTGGCTACAACGAAAAATTACAATTGCTATATTTGGAGGATGTTGGTCATTGTCCCCAGGATGAAGCACCAGAGCAAGTTAACCAAGCAATTTTAGATTGGATAGGAAATGGGAATTGA
- a CDS encoding MFS transporter has protein sequence MESKNHGFTSNRGFVARLLKWVNLRPEEVERTWMMFAFYTTVAVGLRWAEDSTVALFLDQYGAGQLPWVYIASAVLGAGLVGLFSWLQRIFPLRWVIVAIVPCMIVPLFLLVLLHWGISVPSFAMVIIFLLRLWVDACYVVNDLNTSIVANQLFNIREIKRTYPLVSSGLLVADVISGFSLPWLVKVMALNQVIILACLVVLCGSGILFLLTYKYRGAFPATPQRDIPEEQGTRHRRLQTPLKRYVWYLFIFVALLQVMGLLIDFQYLRELNANFGNQDLASFLGLFGGIVGLCELFTQWFVSSRLIEKIGVFSTAALLPITVGFLLPSAIALLSFFPSIQAQTVFWGLVSLKFCDELLRYTFVVSSGPVLYQPIPEEIRSWIQTLSGGTAEAISSGLTGLAIFTTLFFVEQYVPESLQKWVFVGETMIIAASCLKVVWELRSRYVDLLVLSAERGEVSAATVGLRVFQQGVVKALVETGNTADKAACVELLAQIDLQGAAEVLAPLLAQLPPALQSKSLEVMLLAGANPAYLNAVSPLLEQSPATFDPEVFALALRYVYLADVNPDLSLLEKYLHPQYHSLIRATSAALLLRQGTPHQRVVATNTMQQMLTHSQEKERINAVRAFRESVDIQELQLHIPSLLTDKSLRVRCAVLEMIAATRLEQYYSILLTALSYKSTRTTAIHSLVQLENNGLPLLLQLATNIYRPEVVRMHAWRTIALIGTIEAQESLWINLETSWGSTREYILRSLIKINQQSENQTVVLMLDESRIEALIKEELRFLGEIYAAYIDLQLINSLDNHHTNERLIAIGELLQTALLEVEIDVKDRLLLLLKLLYSPAKIQAAALNLQSESVVSLARGLEILDHTVKLSCKLLLLHILDRRPPREKLQRLIEYGIVEREKMPENKEKELTIIANRLRHLINMSNFLSDWCLACCFHFAQAAHIRVSSDQILVTLRHPTGFVREAAISYLSVVSGRIVQEILPYLKTDPHPLVAAQVQELMKQNRKVKTEK, from the coding sequence ATGGAATCGAAAAATCATGGGTTTACTAGCAATCGAGGCTTTGTGGCACGACTGCTGAAGTGGGTAAATCTCCGTCCAGAAGAAGTTGAACGCACTTGGATGATGTTTGCTTTCTACACAACGGTAGCTGTGGGATTACGATGGGCAGAAGATAGCACTGTCGCCTTATTTTTAGATCAATATGGTGCAGGTCAACTACCTTGGGTTTATATTGCTAGTGCTGTGCTTGGTGCGGGACTGGTTGGTTTATTTTCTTGGTTGCAAAGGATTTTTCCTCTCCGTTGGGTGATTGTAGCGATTGTACCTTGTATGATCGTGCCTTTATTTTTACTAGTATTGTTGCATTGGGGAATTAGTGTTCCGTCTTTTGCAATGGTCATTATTTTTCTCCTCAGACTGTGGGTAGATGCTTGTTATGTAGTCAATGACCTAAATACTTCCATTGTTGCAAATCAACTCTTCAATATTCGGGAAATTAAACGGACTTACCCACTGGTTAGTAGTGGTTTATTAGTAGCAGATGTCATCAGTGGGTTTAGTTTGCCTTGGTTGGTAAAAGTCATGGCACTAAATCAGGTGATTATTCTCGCTTGTTTGGTGGTTCTCTGTGGTTCGGGAATTTTATTTCTTTTAACTTATAAATATCGTGGTGCTTTTCCCGCTACTCCCCAACGAGATATTCCTGAAGAACAAGGTACTCGCCATCGTCGCTTGCAAACTCCTCTAAAGCGTTATGTCTGGTATTTGTTTATCTTTGTCGCCCTGTTGCAAGTCATGGGCTTATTAATAGATTTTCAATATCTCAGAGAACTGAATGCTAATTTTGGTAATCAGGATTTGGCTAGTTTTTTGGGTCTGTTTGGAGGGATTGTGGGATTGTGTGAATTATTCACGCAATGGTTTGTTTCTAGTCGTCTGATTGAAAAGATTGGGGTATTTTCGACGGCGGCGCTGTTACCAATTACTGTAGGATTTTTATTACCATCAGCGATCGCTCTGTTGAGTTTCTTTCCTTCTATTCAAGCACAAACAGTTTTCTGGGGCTTAGTCAGTCTAAAATTCTGTGATGAACTTCTCCGCTATACCTTTGTTGTCAGTAGCGGACCAGTTTTATATCAACCTATTCCCGAAGAAATTCGCAGTTGGATTCAAACATTATCCGGTGGTACAGCCGAAGCTATTTCCAGTGGTTTAACGGGATTAGCAATTTTTACCACTTTGTTTTTTGTCGAACAATATGTGCCTGAATCCTTACAAAAATGGGTATTTGTGGGAGAAACGATGATTATCGCTGCCAGTTGTTTAAAAGTAGTCTGGGAATTGCGATCGCGCTACGTTGATTTATTGGTGTTAAGCGCTGAAAGAGGAGAAGTCAGTGCGGCCACTGTCGGGTTACGAGTATTCCAACAGGGAGTAGTCAAAGCCTTAGTAGAAACAGGTAATACAGCTGATAAAGCTGCTTGTGTCGAACTTTTAGCCCAAATTGATCTCCAGGGAGCAGCCGAGGTTTTAGCGCCATTACTTGCACAACTTCCACCAGCTTTACAATCTAAAAGCCTGGAAGTAATGTTATTAGCAGGTGCAAACCCAGCATACTTGAATGCAGTTAGTCCTCTCTTAGAACAGTCTCCAGCTACATTTGATCCAGAGGTGTTTGCTCTGGCTTTACGTTACGTTTACTTGGCTGATGTGAATCCTGATTTAAGCCTCTTAGAAAAGTACCTACATCCCCAATACCATTCACTAATTCGGGCTACCTCTGCCGCTTTACTCCTGCGTCAGGGAACACCTCACCAAAGAGTAGTAGCTACAAATACTATGCAGCAGATGCTAACTCATTCTCAGGAAAAAGAACGGATTAATGCTGTCAGAGCTTTCAGAGAATCTGTAGATATCCAAGAATTACAATTACATATTCCCAGCTTATTAACAGATAAATCTTTGCGGGTGCGTTGCGCTGTTTTGGAAATGATTGCTGCAACGAGGTTAGAACAATACTATTCAATACTATTGACCGCCCTATCTTATAAGTCTACCCGCACTACTGCTATTCATTCTTTAGTACAATTAGAGAACAACGGACTCCCTTTGTTATTACAACTAGCGACAAATATTTACAGACCGGAAGTAGTCCGAATGCACGCTTGGCGAACTATTGCTCTCATCGGTACTATAGAAGCACAGGAAAGTTTATGGATAAATTTAGAAACATCCTGGGGTAGTACCAGGGAATATATTCTGCGGAGCTTAATTAAAATTAACCAACAGTCAGAAAATCAAACTGTTGTGCTTATGTTAGATGAAAGCAGAATAGAAGCTTTAATTAAGGAAGAATTACGATTTTTAGGAGAAATTTATGCTGCTTATATAGACTTGCAATTAATTAATTCTCTAGACAATCATCACACTAATGAGAGATTAATTGCTATTGGTGAATTATTACAAACCGCACTATTAGAAGTAGAAATTGACGTTAAAGATCGATTGCTATTGCTACTAAAATTACTTTATTCTCCAGCTAAAATCCAAGCCGCAGCTTTGAATCTTCAATCTGAATCGGTGGTAAGTTTAGCCAGAGGTTTAGAAATATTAGACCATACTGTGAAATTATCATGTAAATTACTGTTACTGCATATTTTAGATCGCCGTCCACCACGGGAAAAACTCCAGCGTTTGATAGAATATGGAATTGTGGAACGGGAGAAAATGCCGGAGAATAAGGAAAAAGAATTAACTATCATTGCTAATCGTTTGCGTCATTTGATTAACATGAGTAATTTTCTCTCTGATTGGTGTTTGGCTTGCTGTTTTCATTTTGCCCAAGCAGCCCATATCCGCGTTAGTTCTGATCAAATTTTGGTAACTTTGCGTCATCCGACAGGCTTTGTCCGGGAAGCGGCTATATCCTATTTGAGTGTGGTTTCTGGGAGAATTGTGCAAGAAATTCTTCCTTACTTAAAAACAGATCCACATCCTCTGGTAGCGGCTCAAGTTCAGGAATTGATGAAACAAAACCGTAAGGTAAAAACAGAGAAATAA
- the infC gene encoding translation initiation factor IF-3, which yields MPVIEKKRTRDLPQINERIRFPKIRVIDTDGAQLGIITPQEAIQLAEEKELDLVLISDKADPPVCRIMDYGKYKFEQEKKAREARKKQHTADVKEVKMRYKIEEHDYNVRVKQAERFLKDGDKVKATVMFRGREIQHSDLAETLLKRMATDLEPFGELQQAPKKEGRNMMMLISPKK from the coding sequence ATGCCTGTGATTGAGAAAAAAAGAACTCGCGATCTGCCCCAAATTAACGAACGGATTCGCTTCCCGAAAATTCGGGTGATTGACACTGATGGCGCACAACTGGGAATCATAACTCCGCAGGAAGCGATACAATTAGCAGAGGAAAAGGAATTAGACCTAGTGCTAATTAGTGACAAAGCTGATCCGCCAGTATGTCGAATAATGGACTATGGGAAATATAAGTTTGAGCAAGAGAAGAAGGCGCGGGAAGCGCGGAAGAAGCAGCACACGGCTGATGTGAAAGAAGTGAAAATGCGTTACAAAATAGAAGAACATGACTATAATGTACGCGTCAAACAAGCCGAACGCTTCCTCAAAGATGGCGATAAAGTTAAGGCTACTGTAATGTTCCGAGGTCGGGAAATTCAACACAGTGACCTGGCAGAAACGTTGCTTAAACGGATGGCTACGGATTTAGAGCCTTTTGGTGAACTCCAACAAGCACCAAAGAAAGAAGGGCGAAATATGATGATGCTAATTTCACCTAAAAAATAA